The following are encoded together in the Desulfovibrio aminophilus genome:
- a CDS encoding flavocytochrome c produces MTRRAMLMGGGAVLGAAVLGALASQAEAQSSFPVTRNALPNTRWDKEFDVIVIGSGFSALAAAIEAKRAGASTLLVEKMRVLGGNSCINGGLFAVAGNELQKKEGVKDSVDLLVGDMLKAGRGINHVELTKICAEGSLDAYNFVTQCGAVFKPKLSWLGGHSVARTYLTHNASGSGIVRPLVQTARAEGVMLRTGCKFDEFIVNDDGRVIGVAVTDEYRFPDEASGQRRLFKARRGVVMATGGFSQDEKFRAAQDPRLAGKVDSTNQPGATGEAMRAAFRIGAIPVQISWIQLGPWACPDEQGFGTASMFNIQSGFRYGIMVEGNTGKRFVNELADRKTRADAMLTKVDAGGAPIYPIILVDSEGVKSCPNLDRCLKFQVVRSFDSIAALADFYKIPADALKKTVDDYNSYVAQKNDLEFGKPVATAIPIAKPPFYGVRAWPKVHHCMGGVQIDTSAKVIRSSDFNPIPGLFAAGEVTGGIHGASRLGSCAVMETLVMGRIAGKSAARNEPIG; encoded by the coding sequence ATGACCAGGCGGGCCATGCTCATGGGCGGAGGCGCCGTCCTGGGCGCGGCTGTTCTGGGCGCGCTCGCGAGTCAGGCCGAGGCGCAGTCGAGCTTCCCCGTCACCCGGAACGCCCTGCCCAACACCCGCTGGGACAAGGAGTTCGACGTCATCGTCATTGGGAGCGGGTTTTCGGCGCTGGCCGCGGCCATTGAGGCCAAGCGGGCAGGGGCGTCCACCCTTCTGGTGGAGAAGATGCGCGTGCTCGGCGGCAACTCCTGCATCAACGGCGGCCTGTTCGCCGTGGCGGGCAACGAGCTGCAGAAGAAGGAAGGCGTCAAGGACAGCGTGGACCTGCTGGTGGGCGACATGCTCAAGGCCGGTCGCGGCATCAACCACGTGGAGCTGACCAAGATCTGCGCGGAAGGCTCCCTGGACGCCTACAACTTCGTGACCCAATGCGGCGCGGTGTTCAAGCCCAAGCTTTCCTGGCTGGGCGGCCACTCCGTGGCCCGGACCTATCTGACCCACAACGCCTCGGGGTCCGGCATCGTCCGGCCGCTGGTGCAGACCGCGCGCGCCGAGGGCGTCATGCTGCGCACGGGGTGCAAGTTCGACGAGTTCATCGTGAACGACGACGGCCGAGTCATCGGCGTGGCCGTGACGGATGAATACCGCTTCCCGGATGAGGCCAGCGGGCAGCGCCGGCTGTTCAAGGCTCGGCGCGGGGTGGTCATGGCCACGGGCGGGTTCAGCCAGGATGAGAAGTTCCGGGCCGCGCAGGACCCCCGCCTGGCCGGCAAGGTGGACAGCACCAACCAGCCCGGCGCCACCGGCGAGGCCATGCGGGCGGCCTTTCGCATCGGGGCCATTCCGGTCCAGATATCCTGGATCCAACTCGGGCCCTGGGCCTGCCCGGATGAGCAAGGCTTCGGCACGGCCTCCATGTTCAACATCCAGTCGGGCTTCCGCTACGGCATCATGGTGGAGGGCAACACCGGCAAGCGTTTCGTCAACGAGTTGGCCGACCGCAAGACCCGGGCCGACGCCATGCTCACCAAGGTCGACGCCGGCGGCGCTCCCATCTATCCCATCATCCTGGTGGACAGCGAAGGCGTCAAATCCTGTCCGAACCTGGATCGTTGCCTGAAGTTCCAGGTGGTTCGCTCCTTCGACTCCATCGCCGCCCTGGCCGATTTCTACAAGATCCCGGCCGACGCCTTGAAGAAGACGGTGGACGACTACAATTCCTACGTGGCCCAGAAGAACGACCTGGAGTTCGGCAAGCCGGTCGCCACAGCAATACCCATCGCCAAGCCGCCCTTCTATGGAGTGCGCGCCTGGCCCAAGGTTCACCACTGCATGGGCGGCGTTCAGATCGACACCTCCGCAAAGGTGATCCGTTCCTCCGACTTCAACCCCATCCCGGGACTCTTCGCCGCCGGCGAGGTGACCGGCGGCATTCATGGCGCGAGCCGACTGGGCAGCTGCGCCGTGATGGAGACGCTGGTCATGGGCCGGATCGCCGGTAAGAGCGCGGCCCGCAACGAACCGATCGGCTAA
- a CDS encoding sigma 54-interacting transcriptional regulator, which translates to MPKTTAKPRAKAPARGGAEADTLQLTTQAALRMYRADPGEHEDLCRYVLRQLMDCTGSTVGYLAAPSPLGDEGGVMVLAEQPAERKSRLIRLQDLGPWGDEASEEQFAVVNDCRRWARGGERPAWAGSLSRHLGITLRVDGEGVWYCGLGNKNSSYVRRDAMLALELLRDAWWARTLGEAWLDRHRAHQELTNYQNQLLAIFNSIVDGMLTVDLDMRILSCNEAFQRMTYMGEAQARGRSIVEILPADPNPFAEVLRQTFELGRAVRDFQTDFVFADDTGPRRLEINATPLVNSAHEFCGGVLVIKDISRLVRLEHERKRLRSYGKMIGNSQRMLEVFSMIESLEGIMSTVLITGESGTGKELVAECLHYNSPRSDKPFICVNCSALTENLIESELFGHVRGAFTGAVSDRVGRVQAAEGGVLFLDEIGDIPLSVQLKLLRFLETKQFERVGETRSRHADVRIIAATNAKLCEKIRRGAFREDLYYRLNVIKITMPPLRERSGDIPLLVDHFVGLFSSMFEKDVHVVTPNAMKQLLSYRWPGNVRELKHSIEHAVAVCNGGVIHAKDLPESLLEPAAAQPSPDGAGADFSSRKPSREDLRRALERYGCKKAHIARALGVSRTTLYRWLREYNL; encoded by the coding sequence ATGCCGAAGACCACAGCGAAGCCCAGAGCGAAAGCCCCGGCGCGGGGAGGGGCGGAAGCCGACACCCTGCAGCTCACAACCCAGGCGGCGCTGCGGATGTATCGGGCGGATCCCGGCGAGCACGAAGACCTCTGCCGATACGTGCTGCGGCAACTCATGGATTGCACGGGCAGCACCGTGGGCTATCTTGCGGCGCCGAGCCCCCTGGGCGACGAAGGGGGCGTCATGGTCCTGGCCGAGCAACCCGCGGAACGCAAATCGCGCCTGATTCGTCTTCAGGACCTGGGCCCCTGGGGCGACGAGGCTTCCGAGGAACAGTTCGCCGTCGTCAACGATTGCCGCCGCTGGGCACGGGGCGGGGAGAGGCCCGCATGGGCCGGATCCCTGTCCCGGCATCTCGGGATCACCCTGCGTGTGGATGGAGAGGGTGTCTGGTATTGCGGCTTGGGCAATAAGAACAGTTCCTATGTCCGGCGTGACGCCATGCTGGCCCTGGAACTGCTGCGGGATGCCTGGTGGGCTCGGACGTTGGGGGAGGCGTGGCTGGACCGCCACCGGGCGCATCAGGAACTGACGAATTATCAGAATCAACTTCTGGCCATCTTCAACAGCATTGTCGACGGGATGCTCACCGTGGATTTGGACATGCGCATCCTGTCCTGCAATGAGGCTTTCCAGCGCATGACATACATGGGCGAGGCCCAGGCGCGCGGGCGCAGCATCGTTGAAATCCTCCCCGCCGATCCGAATCCCTTTGCGGAGGTGCTGCGCCAAACCTTCGAGCTGGGGCGGGCCGTGCGGGATTTCCAGACGGATTTCGTCTTCGCCGACGACACGGGCCCGCGCCGCCTGGAGATCAACGCCACCCCGCTGGTCAACAGCGCTCACGAGTTCTGCGGCGGGGTGCTGGTCATCAAGGACATCTCCCGTCTGGTCCGATTGGAGCACGAGCGCAAGCGGCTGCGATCCTATGGGAAAATGATCGGCAACAGCCAGCGGATGCTCGAGGTGTTCTCCATGATCGAAAGCCTGGAGGGCATCATGTCCACCGTGCTCATCACCGGCGAGTCCGGCACGGGCAAGGAGTTGGTGGCTGAGTGCCTGCATTACAACAGTCCGCGAAGCGACAAGCCGTTCATCTGCGTCAACTGCTCGGCGCTGACCGAGAACCTCATCGAGAGTGAACTGTTCGGCCATGTGCGCGGAGCGTTCACTGGCGCGGTGAGCGACCGCGTCGGGCGCGTCCAGGCGGCGGAGGGCGGGGTGCTCTTCCTGGACGAGATCGGCGACATTCCTTTGAGCGTGCAGTTGAAGCTGCTCCGGTTTCTGGAGACCAAACAGTTTGAGCGGGTGGGAGAGACCCGTTCGCGGCATGCCGACGTGCGCATCATTGCGGCCACTAACGCCAAGCTTTGCGAGAAGATCCGGCGGGGCGCCTTTCGCGAGGACCTCTACTACCGCCTGAACGTCATCAAGATCACCATGCCGCCCCTCAGGGAGCGCAGCGGCGACATTCCCCTACTGGTGGACCACTTCGTGGGACTGTTCAGCAGCATGTTCGAGAAGGACGTGCATGTGGTGACACCCAACGCCATGAAGCAGCTGCTCAGTTATCGCTGGCCGGGAAACGTGCGGGAACTCAAGCACAGTATTGAACACGCCGTGGCCGTCTGCAACGGCGGGGTCATTCATGCCAAGGACTTGCCCGAGTCCCTCCTTGAGCCCGCGGCGGCTCAGCCGTCCCCGGACGGGGCGGGGGCGGATTTTTCAAGCCGCAAGCCTTCGCGTGAGGATTTGCGCCGCGCGCTGGAACGCTATGGCTGCAAGAAGGCCCATATCGCCCGGGCCTTGGGCGTGAGCCGCACCACGCTTTACCGCTGGCTGCGCGAATATAATCTCTGA
- a CDS encoding thioredoxin family protein has translation MNRFTKLEFLTPAKFKEFISLEKGMVLCALLQPSHLMNRVLQDLVAVAQSYEPERLQVKVFDPEYLPHFAAEFRISGAPAYLVFFAGVEQRRFLGIADLEDLREIIAGPAFDVTGAHL, from the coding sequence ATGAATCGGTTCACGAAACTGGAGTTTTTGACCCCTGCGAAATTCAAGGAATTCATCAGCCTGGAAAAGGGAATGGTGCTGTGCGCGTTGTTGCAGCCGTCACACCTCATGAACCGAGTGCTCCAGGATCTGGTGGCGGTGGCCCAGAGTTATGAACCCGAACGGCTTCAAGTGAAGGTCTTCGATCCCGAGTATCTGCCGCATTTCGCCGCGGAGTTCAGAATTTCCGGGGCTCCGGCCTACCTCGTGTTTTTCGCGGGGGTTGAGCAGCGCCGGTTTCTGGGCATCGCGGACCTGGAGGATCTGCGCGAGATCATCGCCGGGCCGGCGTTCGACGTCACCGGCGCTCACCTGTAA
- a CDS encoding cytochrome c3 family protein — protein sequence MKMKSNSKRFRVLIIGLCVGVIALLGGVIAAHSTEQDKPTVAAQTLQKHAVKEAVLEFVSHKVLGRVPLKDYHHKIHQNGENCELCHGVKNPTAPANTKYCANCHGTPKDVSDLWEKLHKDDKDHTINPHNSPHWGTDMPCDMCHREHEKSQFYCKTCHHFEYKVP from the coding sequence ATGAAGATGAAAAGCAATTCGAAGCGGTTCAGAGTGTTGATAATCGGATTGTGCGTCGGCGTCATTGCCCTTCTGGGCGGCGTGATCGCCGCGCACTCCACTGAGCAGGACAAGCCGACCGTGGCCGCGCAGACCCTGCAGAAGCACGCGGTGAAGGAGGCTGTGCTCGAGTTTGTGAGCCACAAGGTCCTGGGGCGTGTTCCGCTCAAGGACTACCATCACAAGATCCATCAGAACGGCGAGAACTGTGAGCTCTGTCACGGCGTGAAGAATCCGACCGCCCCGGCGAACACCAAGTATTGCGCCAACTGCCATGGCACGCCGAAAGACGTTTCCGATCTCTGGGAGAAGCTGCACAAGGACGACAAGGACCATACGATCAATCCCCACAATTCTCCCCACTGGGGGACTGACATGCCGTGCGACATGTGTCACCGCGAACACGAGAAGTCACAGTTCTACTGCAAGACCTGTCACCATTTCGAGTACAAGGTCCCATAA